From candidate division WOR-3 bacterium, a single genomic window includes:
- a CDS encoding ribonuclease Z produces the protein MRIIFLGTGTGIPEKNNSPSSLFVEYKNTKIIFDFGEGIMKNLIRKNIRINDIDAIFLTHFHIDHIIGIIPLLFAFRYEADPRKKEFFLFGPSGFKGLMEDIFKLFEKQLEPKSYKLKIEELKPGKEFKFKNIKIETFKTKHRAESIGYILNLKGKKIVYTGDTDYDKTYRDIMKKVDILITECSVPIDIENHMNPQKVLKLINDIYPHKTYLIHLYPVMDRKKLKKYFQNNTDKKVIIPFLFHEIKI, from the coding sequence ATGAGAATAATATTTCTTGGAACTGGAACGGGTATTCCAGAAAAAAATAACTCTCCAAGTTCTTTATTTGTTGAATATAAAAATACAAAAATTATTTTTGATTTTGGTGAAGGAATAATGAAAAATCTTATAAGAAAAAATATAAGGATAAATGATATAGATGCAATTTTCCTCACCCATTTTCATATAGACCACATAATAGGTATTATTCCTCTTTTATTTGCCTTCAGGTACGAAGCAGACCCAAGGAAAAAAGAATTTTTTCTTTTTGGACCATCTGGATTTAAAGGATTAATGGAAGATATTTTTAAATTATTTGAAAAACAACTTGAACCCAAAAGCTATAAATTAAAAATTGAGGAATTAAAACCCGGAAAAGAATTTAAATTTAAAAACATAAAAATAGAAACTTTCAAAACAAAACACAGGGCTGAGAGTATTGGCTATATTTTAAATTTAAAGGGTAAAAAAATTGTTTATACAGGTGATACTGATTATGATAAAACCTATAGGGATATTATGAAAAAAGTTGATATTTTAATAACAGAATGCTCTGTACCCATTGATATTGAAAACCACATGAATCCTCAAAAAGTTTTAAAATTAATAAATGATATTTATCCTCATAAAACATACTTAATTCATCTTTATCCTGTTATGGATAGAAAAAAATTAAAAAAATACTTCCAAAATAATACGGATAAAAAAGTAATTATCCCGTTTTTATTTCATGAAATAAAAATTTGA
- a CDS encoding DUF4388 domain-containing protein, which yields MEKALECDLKYFSLSEILQLMEKFKKTGKIEISYRDKKGEIFLEEGRCVHSYFSNKEGIDALYEMAQFIEGKLIFLPSLLSDKKTISAPFTVLKDEIEKRSYEIRGLKEKLPDLDTRMVKSDKSPSPELTLRKTDWKILTLMDGKKTLREIIEQSSLGLLESYKSLVYLKEKGLIVDPEESKKARENLTKFLNEWLKELSGEIESEINKQSEFIIETIKKTNPEIGNSINFKKEFKISENINLSFKDIEEIKRKLDEIFLGKLEEIFGKILARKKYETLKKKL from the coding sequence ATGGAAAAGGCATTAGAGTGTGATTTAAAATATTTTTCATTAAGTGAAATTTTACAATTAATGGAAAAATTTAAAAAAACAGGCAAGATAGAGATATCTTACAGGGATAAAAAAGGAGAAATATTTTTAGAAGAAGGAAGATGTGTGCACTCCTATTTTAGTAATAAGGAGGGTATTGATGCCCTTTATGAAATGGCTCAATTTATTGAAGGTAAATTAATATTTCTCCCTTCTCTACTTTCAGATAAAAAAACAATATCAGCACCTTTTACAGTATTAAAGGATGAAATTGAAAAAAGAAGTTACGAAATAAGGGGTTTAAAAGAAAAATTGCCAGATCTTGATACTCGTATGGTAAAAAGTGATAAATCTCCTTCTCCAGAACTTACACTCAGAAAAACTGATTGGAAAATACTAACATTAATGGACGGGAAAAAAACTTTAAGGGAAATAATTGAGCAAAGTTCTCTTGGTTTGCTTGAAAGTTATAAAAGCTTAGTTTATCTAAAAGAAAAGGGGCTTATTGTTGATCCTGAAGAAAGTAAAAAAGCAAGAGAAAATTTAACAAAATTTCTAAATGAATGGTTAAAAGAATTGTCGGGAGAAATAGAAAGTGAAATTAATAAACAAAGTGAATTTATAATTGAAACAATTAAAAAAACAAATCCTGAAATAGGAAATTCAATAAACTTTAAAAAGGAATTTAAAATATCTGAAAATATTAATCTATCCTTTAAAGATATAGAGGAAATAAAAAGAAAACTTGATGAGATATTTTTGGGAAAACTTGAAGAAATATTTGGTAAAATCCTTGCAAGAAAAAAATATGAAACATTAAAGAAAAAATTATGA